The following nucleotide sequence is from Fusarium graminearum PH-1 chromosome 1, whole genome shotgun sequence.
TGTGTACGACAGGAGCAGAATTTTTTATCATTATTTATGAGCTTACGATTCAGGTGGCACAAAAGAATGAGTGCATGCATATACGGGGTTTGGGTTGATGTAGGGATGATACGCCTCAGGGCGAAAACCGGCTGCTAAAAGTATAAGAGTTGATATTAGCCAGCCAGGTTGTGTTTTAGAGCAGACTTTTAAGTTGTTCATTGTTGTATTCTAATGCCCAGACGTTAAACTGTTTTATTGAAAGTCTCGGACTTGGACAGGTAGTTTAAAGGAATACCAAAATCAATTGTTCTATCAACGCCCTTATCAACGCCTTCATATACCTCATTACTATTGGAGACTTTAATTCTTTCACTTATCTGCGCTCATTGAATCAGAAGAACACCATATCGTCCGATTTGAATCCCAAGCCCAGAAATGTGGCCTCGGCGGCTTTAACCATTGGAGGAGGTCCACACACAAGTACCAATTCATCGCCTTCACCGCTTGGTTTGGGCAATGCCATCTGCTCAGGGACCAGTGCTTGGTTAACAAAGCCCTTGATACCGCTCCAGTCGGGTGGCGGGTCTGTGAGggcgttgatgatgcgaCACTTTGAAGGATTGGCCGCTTCAAGATTGTCGAGTTCTTCCTTACAGAGAATATCTTGGAAGCTGCGGTTTCCGTTAAAGACAATACAGGGTGTTGTGTCGCTGGGGTCTTGCATTACGGCACGAAGGACCTGGCGGATGGGGGTGATGCCAGAGCCTCCGCAGACCATGATGAAGCGACGAACACGGCGCTCTCTGTCGCTGATGATGCAGCGACCGTTGCCGTGGTAGACAAACTTGCCCACAGGCCCCTTGAAGTCAACCCAATGGCCGACAGGCAGTGAGTCTAGCGCCTGTGTCATGGCACCACCCTTGCGCTGAGGAGTATCATAATAGATCTTGATAAGTATGTCCAACTGGCCGCAATCTGATCCATCTGAGTAGGGTGTGTATGAGCGGATTATAGCCTCTCGTGTGGCAGGGTCGCGCAGGCGCATCATGAGATGTTGGCCGGTAGGAAGACCAATCTTCTGACCTTcatggttgagcttgaaagaAAAGATCTTAGTGTCAGGTGAAATAGACATTTTCTTGCAGAGAAGAGCTTTGCTCCAGGTCTTGGATTGAAGAAATATTTCTCGATTTGAATCGTcgcttgttgctgttgcatcGCCACTGAGAATGGCACGAGACTCCTTATTAAGGGTACCGATGTGATAGGTTGGTAGCATTGCCTTTGCGTTTTCACTGTCTGAAGATAAATGTTAGTAAAAAGTGACAATAAGATCTTGGATTGGGTGTTTGGGAACTCACGAATAGCCATAAATTCTTCAGTGGCATCTTGACCAGCTGCACCAAAGATAGATGCCGCACCACCAGGATGGCCCGAGAGATAAGGGGTACCGTCGTATACTTCGCCGTTGACGACAAACCAAGGttcatcttcaccttcatgagccttgagctcttcaATGGTGATCTCTCGGTTGATGTGGGGATTTGTCAAACAGATCTGTTTTTCAAGCTCCTTAACGACAACTTCCTTCACTTCACCAGGAGCCTTCTCGCCCCAATAACCGTTAGTGAGGTTTCCGCCATCCTCCTTGACACGCTCCATCCAACCTTTGTTTTTGAGAGTAGGATGTGTAGGATGCTCGAAACGGAGTGCGTTGTCGTCTTTGTGAATCACAATACGGAACCAGGGGTTGTTCATCATTCCTAGAACGCTCCAATACATGTCCCTTGGCTGAATGTTCATAGATTCATCCATGGCACGCATCATGATATCGTCTGCGTTTCTTAATTCGTCCAAGGGAATTTCGAGGTCCCAGAGGCACCAGCAGAACGATGTTTCGCGCCACCACATGTCGACTCGCCCACCATAGAGAGTATCGCCTTCAGGTGCGTTGCGATAATCATCCTCATGGTACCGGATGTTTGCAAGTCTCCATGATTTACCCTTATCAAGAGTAATCTCGACTCTAGTGATGCgtcttccaccaccaccataaGCATATCCCCGTACCTTGTAACTTTCCGAAGTGTTCGTGAGAGTGACACTCTCCTGGTGAGCTGGGTAGCATATGGCGCTATTGGTGCTAAGGTCATAGATGGCGTATTTCTCGTCCTTCCAGACTTCAGGCAGGTCTGCACTCTCTTCGGGCGAAACCATAGTCGGTAGCACGCGGTTATCATAGATGTGGTACCAATTGTCACTAGGCTCTTGCGTGACAGTGATTTTCTTAAGCCACTTGACACTTCGACCACCGATCTGCCCAGGGATAACGAGGCGGACAGGCTTGCCATGATCTGGGTGTAACGTCTTTCCATTCATCCTGTGTGCAACCATGACACCTCTGTTGGGATCCATGCACCAATTGAGTTTGATAGATGTCCCATAATATCCATTTGGTAGCTTATCTGCTCCCTCAAAGCAAACATATCGGGCTCCACGCTTGGGTTTTGCAGCAGCAAGTAAGTCGCCAATAGCAACGCCGGTCCAAAGAGCAGTCGATAATCCTGCGGCACCCCAGGAGAAGCCCTTTGTCTTTCGTACGATGTTTTGCTCTTTTCGGCGGTTTCCAGCACATACGAATGTAACTGGATAGGTCAACTGCTGGTATTCGTTTATAAGATCCCTTACGGTCATCTTTATCGGAGtttcgacaaggccatcaatCTCGAATTCCCAATCGAGaatctcatcgtcttcaCATCTGGGGACGTGTCCATGGTTCCGTACATAGTGGAGATTTTCGCTAGTCAGGAAGCCTTCGTCGTACAAGTCGCTCAGAGGTGCCTCGACATTGAATGGGTGGACTCCGGTGAGACGGATCAGACGAGGGTCTCTTTCAACAAAACTGTCTGGGGTTTTGAGATCTTCCTTTAGAACGGACTTTGATGAGCATctgggaggaagaggatatgGCTTGATACtatcaagacaagactgGTCAACTGATGGGATGTCTTGTAGATCGTGGAAACTGCCTATCCGAGATGGCTTCGCTGTGCTTGGCGGTGAAGGAGGAAGGCTATGGGCCTGTTGTGGTATGATAGTCGTAGTGGTTTCTGAAGCCTCCATGGTGAGTGAAGGTCTGTGCTTGTTGTGAATAACTTGGAATGAATATCACACAACTGAGAGGATTGATAGCATTGTTTCAGTCAGATTTCAGATGTCCAGTAAGCGGCGAGAGCTCTCGTATAAGAAGTCTTATCGTGGGCGATCGACGTGGTGTGGCGGCCGTTCACCCGTCCCTTGGCTCTTGAGAGTCTCCATTGGATCTGCTGAGGTTCTGCTCATGATATCGTGTTTCTCTTGTTTGAAGCGAGGAGATGCAAATTACAATTAAGTGGATGCCTCTGTTCTGGTCTGATCCGCGGAGGTTGAAGGTTTATCGTTAtcaggagatgaagacaaagGGCGAATCATGTTTGTTGCTTTGTGATTGTCGCCGGAGATGTATCAACCACAGAACCGTGGGCCCACCTCGGAACTGACCTGATAAGGGGATAAAGATAGCAAGACCCGGCTTCAATACCTCGTGCCTCGAATTGAACAGGATTTAGTCCGGAGATTCTTGGATGATTACTATATCTTCTGATAAAGTCTGGTCATGGTCGTACTGTTCGTTGCGTAGACATGTTGACAAGCTGGAGAAGTCTTGAACCATGAGAGTGTAGGGCACCCATACAATTATATCATGActtgacctccttgacaaGCAACTATTTATTTTCCGAATAGCCACTTGTGCGATTTCTATCATCTTGGTACGCATACAAAGGTAATCTCTGAGGGATCTAGTTAGCTACTACCCATGCTTCCGTAGATACTTGGATGAACCTGGGTTGAGTGATTTCAATTTTCTTACAAGAGCCCTGCAGGGTAGGATTTCGTCCTATCAATAAGACAATGTCTTTCGTCAATAACAGATGCTGAACTTATATAGCGCGATAAAAAACTAATTGTATTTTAGATATATCGATGTATTTGTTATGTCTTGCTATCAACTCACATGACTGGTGGAAACTATAAACAAAAAGTTTTTCCAAACTGTGAGAACCTGCGGCTAAACCAAGGTGCTCTCTTCGCAATAACAATTTCTTTATTGAATAATATATACCTCTGATCCAAGGTCCTGATTGTGCAAATAGAAGGACTATAATCACAGCACTTAAATCATCGCCTGTCAGACAGGGCTACAACAAAGGCGGCAGGTGCAGAAACCCCACTCAACGGGCAACCTCCACTTCTAATAAGGTGCAGTAAGGCACGGCAGGTGTGACTCTCTGGCTGTCGGTACCTTAACGTCCCGTCAGTTCCATTTACTGTCAAATCTCAAAATCAGGAAACCGACGGCAAAACTTcgacacagacacagacatCGACAACCCGGCTCCGCTCACTCGCATTCCCTCCGTCCTGGCTTGACGGAATCACCCATGTCGGCTCTTTTGCCTTTTATACAGCATCCATTCTTAGGGAAGCACATCCCTTAGCAGCTCGCCTGCGCTCAACGCAGCGCCGCCTCCACCCGCCTCATATCCCAGATCTAGGACTTGGCCCAAGTCGCGAATCGCCTCCAATCACGTCGTGTTCCGCCATGGATCGCGCAAGGAAGCGTATGGCCTCTTTAATATCTGTATTCTGTTCTATATACAGGCGCTTACCATATATACAGGCGAATTGCGCACGCTGAATGAAAAGGCATGGGATGGCGAATCTGGTAtgaatcatctcatctaTCCCTACCCCACCACCTCCCCCCGCCCTCGCCAGTTAACACAAACTATCACAGATGTATTCCCTGTCGGAAAGACTCTCGATTCGTCCCTCAAGAAGAATACCGCTTTCATCAAACGATTACGAACTGCTGTCACTGCTGCAACCCTCAGCACCTTTCTCCAGGAAATCCGAACTCTGAGCCTGCACAAGTACCTTTCCGAAATCATATCCGCCTGCTATGAAGGCCTTTGTAGACTCAAGTCACCCGGCGAAATCGAGGCCGGTGTCGAGATCGTCAGTGCGCTTCATCAGCGATTCGGACCCAGCGAGTTTACGGAATATCTAGCATGGCTGCTTGGTAAGGGTATGGCAACTCCTGATAAGGGTATCCTTAAGTCTCTGGCACCCGAGGTTCGcgagaaagaggagaaagagcgTATCATCAGACAACGCGCATTGCTTCGGGTGGTAACAGAACTGTGGCTTGTTGGGGTTATCAGGACACTTGACGATGTCAGCAAGCCTGACGACGCGACCAAGGGAGCTGCCGGCAAAACAACTGAACTGAAGACTCGGACCAGCAAGGCTTCAGGTGCGGAACCTTTCCCTCTCGAAGTACTAAAGGATCTACTCGGACACGACCGCGAACACGCAAACCTCCCGcttctcgtcatctttgtcaagtcaTTCAGCTGGGATATTCTTGGCGTAAAGCCAACAGGAGCCGACGGCCGCAAGACAGTGGAGGAAGATGGCTCAACAGAAGGACACGAAGCTGAGCAGGGCGATGACGGCGAGAATGGGACATCCTCCGACGAAGACCAGCCCTTTGCGGAACCCGAAATGCGAGATCGATTTAGGAATATCCTGAAAAAGTACTTTGACGACGTTAAGGGGCATATCATTCGGGACCAGAAGTCGATACAATCGCAAGCCCGGCGAAATGCTGAAGCCTATGTGAAATCTGGGGAGGTTTTCGAAGACCGTCAGGCCAATTATGAGAAACAGGTCAAGGCCCAAGAACGTCTTGTATCCAACGCCCAAGTGGTCGCAGATGCCATTGGCGTTGAAATGCCCGATTTGAAGGATTCGGATGATTCACTTGCTGCGTCCAACGGATCCattggtcttgtcaagacaGGCGATTACCTGCGTTCCATGGGAGACGGCGCAGG
It contains:
- a CDS encoding nitrate reductase, which produces MLIKVHDEILDWEFEIDGLVETPIKMTVRDLINEYQQLTYPVTFVCAGNRRKEQNIVRKTKGFSWGAAGLSTALWTGVAIGDLLAAAKPKRGARYVCFEGADKLPNGYYGTSIKLNWCMDPNRGVMVAHRMNGKTLHPDHGKPVRLVIPGQIGGRSVKWLKKITVTQEPSDNWYHIYDNRVLPTMVSPEESADLPEVWKDEKYAIYDLSTNSAICYPAHQESVTLTNTSESYKVRGYAYGGGGRRITRVEITLDKGKSWRLANIRYHEDDYRNAPEGDTLYGGRVDMWWRETSFCWCLWDLEIPLDELRNADDIMMRAMDESMNIQPRDMYWSVLGMMNNPWFRIVIHKDDNALRFEHPTHPTLKNKGWMERVKEDGGNLTNGYWGEKAPGEVKEVVVKELEKQICLTNPHINREITIEELKAHEGEDEPWFVVNGEVYDGTPYLSGHPGGAASIFGAAGQDATEEFMAIHSENAKAMLPTYHIGTLNKESRAILSGDATATSDDSNREIFLQSKTWSKALLCKKMSISPDTKIFSFKLNHEGQKIGLPTGQHLMMRLRDPATREAIIRSYTPYSDGSDCGQLDILIKIYYDTPQRKGGAMTQALDSLPVGHWVDFKGPVGKFVYHGNGRCIISDRERRVRRFIMVCGGSGITPIRQVLRAVMQDPSDTTPCIVFNGNRSFQDILCKEELDNLEAANPSKCRIINALTDPPPDWSGIKGFVNQALVPEQMALPKPSGEGDELVLVCGPPPMVKAAEATFLGLGFKSDDMVFF